The nucleotide sequence CCGTTTCAAAAAGCTTGAAAACGGGGCTTGGAAAACTTGGACTTAAAAATATAGAAATCTTGGCCGGTGAAAACGGAGAACCGGTTGTTTATTTAAACGGGAATAAAGCAGATATGGAGGTTTCCATCTCTCATTCGAAAAATATGGCTATGGCTGTTGCCATAAAAAACAGAGGAAATAAATGAGTGCGGTGATTATTCCTGCAAGATACAATTCATCAAGGCTTCCGGGGAAACCGCTTGTGAAAATCGGTGGTATTCCTATGATTGCAAGAGTGGCCAACAACTGTCTTAAAAGTGTTGCGGACAGGGTGATTGTTGCAACTGATGATATTAAAATTATGGAGATTTGCGAAAAGATTGACGGATTAGAGGTTACACTGAGTGATAAAGAATATTTCAGTGGTACGGACAGGATTTCTGATGTTGCCAAATATCTAAGGGAAGATATCATAGTAAATGTTCAGGGTGATGAACCGTTTTTATCTTATAAACTTATCAATGACCTTATAAACAGTTTAAAAGATAACGATAATATCTATATGTCTTCGGCATATGTGAATATGAATGAAACGGAGGCGGACGATCCCGGCAATGTAAAAGTTGCCGTTGACAGAGAGGGATATGCCCTTTATTTCAGCAGAGCAAAAATCCCTTTCGGGAGAAATAAAAATGTTGCCCAGTATAAGAAACATATCGGGATTTACGGTTTTAAGCGGCATTTTTTGTTGAAATATGCAGAGATGGACAGAACTCCGCTGGAGAAGACTGAAGAGCTGGAGCAGCTCAGAGCTCTCGAAAACGGGTACAGGATAAAAATGATAGAATCAGACAATGATTCATTGTCTATTGATACTTATGACGATGTTAAAAAGGCTGAGAAAATTTTGGAAAGGGGGGTCAGTTCGTGACTAAGTATATTTTTGTTACAGGCGGAGTATTATCATCTCTGGGTAAGGGGATTACAGCTTCTGCAATCGGCACTCTTCTGGAAGCAAGAGGTTACAGTGTAGTTATCAAGAAATTTGATCCTTATCTGAATGTGGATCCGGGGACTCTGAGTCCTTTTCAGCACGGTGAGGTTTTTGTTACCGAGGACGGAGCAGAAACTGACCTGGACCTTGGTCACTACGAACGTTTTCTCACCTCCAATACGACAAAAGAATGCAATATTACTACAGGGAAAATTTATTACAGTGTCATTCAAAAGGAGCGCAGGGGTGATTATCTTGGAGCAACTGTTCAGGTGATTCCGCATATTACAGATGAGATAAAAGAAAGTATTTTAAAGCTTTCTGAAGATAACGATTTTGTCATTACCGAAATAGGTGGAACTGTTGGTGATATTGAAAGCCTGCCGTTTTTGGAGGCGATAAGGCAGTTCAAATTTGATGTTGGCGAAGAGAATGTTCTTTATGTCCATGTTACCCTTGTTCCTTTTATAAAGAGTGCCGGTGAGCTTAAAACCAAACCAACACAACATTCAGTGAAAGAACTCAGGGAGATAGGTATCCAGCCGGATATCCTGGTATGCAGATCTGAGTACCCTCTTGATGATACTATAAGGAAAAAAATTGCCTTGTTTTGTAATGTTTCCAAAAACAGTGTTATCAATGCCATTGATGCCAGCACAATTTATCAGGTTCCGCTTTATATGAATAAAGAGGGTATAGATAAATTAATTATGAAACGGTTTTCTCTTGAGGATAAAAACTACGATTTGGAGAAGTGGGAGGAAATTGTAGAGCGGATAAAAAATCCGGAAGACGAGGTGCATATTGGTGTTGTGGGTAAATATACGGATTTGAAAGATGCTTATATCAGTCTTAACGAAGCTTTAATACACGGCGGCATTTATAACAAACTAAAAGTAAATGTGAAATGGATTGACGCAGAAGATCTTGAAAAACCTTCTCCGGATGTACTGCTTGATGACCTGGACGGCATACTAATACCGGGTGGATTTGGAGACAGAGGTGTTGAAGGTAAAATAAAATCTGTCAACTTTGCCAGAAATAAAGATGTACCTTTCTTCGGCATCTGTCTGGGGATGCAGTGTGCGGTTATAGAGTTTGCCAGGAATGTCCTCAAATATGAGGATGCAAACAGTGTCGAGTTTGACAAATCCACAAAGCATCCGGTTATAGACTTTATGAATGATCAGAAAAAGATAAAACAGCTGGGCGGCACAATGAGACTTGGCGCTTACAGATGTGATCTGAAAAAAAACTCAAAGTCATACCAGGCTTATAAAAAAGATACGATATATGAGCGACACAGACACAGACTGGAGTTTAATAACGATTATCTGCAGGATTTTGTAAAAGAAGGGTTGCTTATTTCCGGACACAATCCTGACAGGGATTTGGTGGAGATTGTTGAAATAAAAGCTCACAGATGGTTTGTCGGCTGTCAGTTTCACCCGGAATTTAAATCGAAACCAACAAATCCACATCCTTTATTCAGCAGATTTGTTGAAGCAGCATATAAATACAAAAAAGAGAAAGCGGAAAAGTCCGCCCATGAAGGTATAGAGGCTGTATGATTTTAATGGCTGGTCCGTGCGTTATTGAGACGGATGAAACAGCATTAAGTACATGTGATTTTTTAAAGAATCTGGCTTTAAAGTATAATCTGGATCTATATTTTAAATCTTCCTTTGATAAAGCTAACAGAAGTTCCGTAGATTCGTATCGCGGGCCTGGTATTGAAAAGGGGATGGAGCTGTTTGAAAAGGTGAAGAGAAAGTTTG is from Flexistipes sinusarabici DSM 4947 and encodes:
- the acpS gene encoding holo-ACP synthase, with protein sequence MMIGCDIVEIERIKNAYTKLGDSFSDRVLSEREREIFIQKKRSMSFLSGRFAAKEAVSKSLKTGLGKLGLKNIEILAGENGEPVVYLNGNKADMEVSISHSKNMAMAVAIKNRGNK
- the kdsB gene encoding 3-deoxy-manno-octulosonate cytidylyltransferase, which gives rise to MSAVIIPARYNSSRLPGKPLVKIGGIPMIARVANNCLKSVADRVIVATDDIKIMEICEKIDGLEVTLSDKEYFSGTDRISDVAKYLREDIIVNVQGDEPFLSYKLINDLINSLKDNDNIYMSSAYVNMNETEADDPGNVKVAVDREGYALYFSRAKIPFGRNKNVAQYKKHIGIYGFKRHFLLKYAEMDRTPLEKTEELEQLRALENGYRIKMIESDNDSLSIDTYDDVKKAEKILERGVSS
- a CDS encoding CTP synthase, which translates into the protein MTKYIFVTGGVLSSLGKGITASAIGTLLEARGYSVVIKKFDPYLNVDPGTLSPFQHGEVFVTEDGAETDLDLGHYERFLTSNTTKECNITTGKIYYSVIQKERRGDYLGATVQVIPHITDEIKESILKLSEDNDFVITEIGGTVGDIESLPFLEAIRQFKFDVGEENVLYVHVTLVPFIKSAGELKTKPTQHSVKELREIGIQPDILVCRSEYPLDDTIRKKIALFCNVSKNSVINAIDASTIYQVPLYMNKEGIDKLIMKRFSLEDKNYDLEKWEEIVERIKNPEDEVHIGVVGKYTDLKDAYISLNEALIHGGIYNKLKVNVKWIDAEDLEKPSPDVLLDDLDGILIPGGFGDRGVEGKIKSVNFARNKDVPFFGICLGMQCAVIEFARNVLKYEDANSVEFDKSTKHPVIDFMNDQKKIKQLGGTMRLGAYRCDLKKNSKSYQAYKKDTIYERHRHRLEFNNDYLQDFVKEGLLISGHNPDRDLVEIVEIKAHRWFVGCQFHPEFKSKPTNPHPLFSRFVEAAYKYKKEKAEKSAHEGIEAV